From Candidatus Omnitrophota bacterium, one genomic window encodes:
- a CDS encoding sulfite exporter TauE/SafE family protein — translation MNDVTLTSAFIIGLLHVLEPCEDKAVASIYATIIGRNTRKIVFLVMLYGFGMMIADTTLGVIAGYVGSQYLARFSKQLEIVSASFTVAFGLLVFSHTHKLESHCYAKGLNAAKGDLSMLVFGIIRGLPPCPIEMAILVMAASTKSALAGGLLVASFSFGTMISLLPFAFAIGGILTFVKHKFGEKVEHLMPKVSGIVISLIGLVMLVQAIFDKGTK, via the coding sequence ATGAATGACGTTACGCTGACATCGGCATTCATCATAGGCCTGCTGCATGTGCTTGAACCATGCGAAGACAAGGCTGTCGCGAGTATTTATGCGACAATAATAGGCAGGAACACGAGAAAAATAGTATTTCTTGTGATGTTATACGGCTTTGGGATGATGATAGCGGATACGACGCTCGGAGTGATAGCGGGATACGTAGGCTCCCAGTACCTTGCCAGGTTTTCGAAGCAGCTGGAGATAGTGTCTGCTTCATTCACCGTAGCGTTCGGCCTGTTGGTCTTCAGCCATACGCATAAGCTTGAATCGCACTGCTATGCCAAAGGTTTAAACGCCGCTAAAGGTGATCTTTCAATGCTCGTATTCGGGATAATAAGAGGGCTGCCCCCGTGCCCGATAGAGATGGCAATACTCGTTATGGCCGCGTCGACGAAGAGCGCGCTTGCCGGCGGGCTTCTTGTGGCGTCATTCAGTTTTGGGACGATGATATCGCTTCTGCCGTTCGCTTTCGCGATAGGCGGCATATTGACATTCGTAAAACACAAGTTCGGCGAGAAAGTCGAGCATCTCATGCCCAAAGTAAGCGGAATAGTAATATCGCTGATAGGATTGGTAATGCTTGTCCAGGCGATATTCGATAAGGGGACTAAATGA
- a CDS encoding MarC family protein, which yields MRLFLLSFIPIFVAMDALGILPMYIGFTEHLKNKDKRNIINQSIITAFAIGIVFLFLGKWIFMILGVMVFDFKIAGGLVLLAIALRDLLQHEKFRRLSTDTMGAVPIGTPLITGPAVLTTMVIMLDSYGMLFTISSFVVNLIIVWIVFTYASAISKVLGKAGSKAVSKIAHLLLAAIAVMMMRKGILDAILYFSSQKTG from the coding sequence ATGCGGTTATTTCTTCTGTCATTTATACCTATATTCGTCGCGATGGACGCTCTCGGTATACTTCCGATGTATATCGGGTTTACCGAGCACCTGAAGAATAAAGACAAGCGGAATATCATCAATCAGTCCATTATAACCGCGTTCGCGATAGGTATAGTATTTCTGTTTTTAGGCAAGTGGATATTCATGATACTCGGGGTCATGGTATTCGATTTTAAGATCGCCGGCGGGCTTGTTCTCCTGGCCATAGCGCTCCGCGACCTACTCCAGCATGAGAAATTTCGCCGGCTGTCAACGGATACCATGGGCGCGGTCCCGATAGGCACCCCTTTAATTACCGGCCCGGCGGTGCTTACCACGATGGTTATCATGCTCGACTCGTACGGTATGCTCTTTACCATTTCATCTTTTGTTGTGAACCTGATCATAGTGTGGATCGTATTTACCTATGCCTCCGCTATATCAAAAGTCCTGGGGAAAGCTGGTTCCAAGGCCGTGTCAAAGATCGCGCATCTTTTACTTGCCGCGATAGCGGTGATGATGATGCGCAAAGGTATCCTGGATGCTATACTGTATTTCTCTTCCCAAAAAACCGGTTAA
- a CDS encoding biopolymer transporter ExbD: MIAIKGKKDYLVALESVAMTDIVMNMFIFFFISFSLIYTFNPVKMSKIEVKLPKASTAVALEGFEKVMLTITKDGDYFINEDKVKDSDIKSALEAKLKENNSIGVVLKVDGSARFNNVVKALDVINELNIQKVSVAAVKN, from the coding sequence ATGATCGCGATAAAAGGCAAAAAAGATTATCTTGTAGCGCTCGAGTCCGTCGCGATGACGGACATTGTTATGAATATGTTCATCTTTTTCTTTATCTCCTTCAGCCTGATCTACACGTTCAATCCCGTAAAGATGTCGAAAATAGAGGTGAAACTGCCGAAAGCATCCACCGCAGTAGCGCTGGAGGGATTCGAAAAGGTCATGCTCACTATCACTAAAGATGGTGATTATTTTATAAATGAAGATAAGGTTAAAGATTCCGATATTAAATCGGCTCTTGAGGCAAAATTGAAAGAGAATAACAGCATTGGCGTTGTTTTGAAGGTGGACGGTTCTGCCAGGTTCAATAATGTGGTAAAGGCGCTTGATGTGATAAATGAGCTGAATATACAGAAAGTCAGTGTAGCGGCAGTCAAGAATTAG
- a CDS encoding DUF2934 domain-containing protein, with amino-acid sequence MAKTTFKLGKSSNPTMSKEDISSLIAKKAYELYEKRGRKSGHSLEDWLEAERIIKGKLSR; translated from the coding sequence ATGGCAAAAACGACTTTCAAGCTCGGGAAGTCTTCCAATCCGACGATGTCGAAGGAAGATATAAGTTCGCTGATAGCGAAAAAAGCCTATGAGCTTTACGAGAAGAGAGGCCGCAAGAGCGGTCATTCGTTAGAGGACTGGCTGGAGGCAGAGAGAATCATAAAGGGGAAGCTCTCCAGATAA
- a CDS encoding MotA/TolQ/ExbB proton channel family protein, with translation MIWIIKGGPVMIPIIFGSILGLAIIIYKLWQLFAIRMDAGKFTEDVIAKVRAGRFDDAARFCSDNIRYPLAVTLKAGIEKRGLASHEIEKTLERAGNAQVNGLEKYIGGLISIIGIEPLLGFLGTITGLIKAFVSWEKAGSNITVSQLAAGIYEAMITTAAGLIIAVPFYLICNFIISRIKYISYELSDSSMRLVEAIAEAKRPT, from the coding sequence ATGATCTGGATAATAAAAGGCGGGCCGGTTATGATACCGATAATATTCGGCTCGATACTCGGCCTTGCGATAATAATATATAAGCTCTGGCAGCTGTTTGCGATCAGGATGGACGCCGGAAAGTTCACGGAGGATGTTATCGCTAAAGTCCGCGCCGGACGTTTCGATGACGCGGCTAGATTCTGTTCGGACAATATACGGTATCCGTTAGCCGTTACCCTGAAGGCCGGCATCGAAAAGAGGGGCCTCGCCTCCCATGAGATCGAGAAAACGCTTGAAAGGGCTGGGAATGCTCAGGTGAACGGCCTCGAAAAATATATAGGCGGGCTGATATCGATAATAGGGATTGAGCCGCTTCTCGGATTTCTGGGCACGATAACGGGCCTCATAAAAGCGTTCGTGAGCTGGGAGAAGGCCGGCTCCAACATAACCGTATCCCAGCTGGCCGCGGGCATATATGAAGCTATGATAACGACGGCGGCCGGGCTCATCATAGCCGTGCCGTTTTACCTCATATGCAATTTCATAATCTCAAGAATAAAATATATCTCATACGAGCTGAGTGATTCCTCGATGCGGCTGGTTGAGGCGATCGCCGAAGCGAAGCGCCCGACATGA